In Aureibaculum algae, the following are encoded in one genomic region:
- a CDS encoding leucine-rich repeat domain-containing protein gives MKKLQLLKSVIFILFFILSINVFAQENKTYESVEEALKTPDQVFSLELSGQEITTISSSIKKLKNLRYLTIANTQITKIPKEIGELQNLSTIEFRMNQFTNLPESIGNLKNLKYLNISISKMAEFPKSIGELTNLESLSVSQSDLSSLPESIGKLKNLKSINISSSKLTNLPDSIGNLTNLTELSLGGNKLTGLPDAVGNLTNLKTFFLNDNQITNVPKSVGNLINLTKLSFSLNQLINLPESLSKLTNLQSFDVSGNKLKSLPEFITSLLALNELNISANQLIILPESFGNLNNLYSLNLYGNQLELLPESFGNLSNLEELYLTSNQLKKLPESFGNLISLSMLYAQKNQLSSLPESIGKLNNLTFLNLNNNLFENLPDAIGNLTSLNSLTMEDNQLVNLPNSFGNLTNLNSLSLEGNQLSSLPKSFSKLTNLYNLNISDNQLNELEIEQIKELLPNCDTYF, from the coding sequence ATGAAAAAATTACAACTATTAAAATCAGTCATATTTATACTCTTTTTTATTCTAAGTATAAATGTATTTGCTCAGGAGAATAAAACCTATGAATCCGTTGAAGAAGCATTAAAAACTCCAGATCAAGTTTTTAGTTTAGAATTAAGTGGGCAAGAAATTACCACTATATCCAGTTCTATAAAGAAACTTAAAAATTTAAGATACCTAACTATAGCAAACACACAAATTACAAAAATACCTAAAGAAATTGGTGAACTGCAAAACCTTTCAACTATTGAATTTAGGATGAATCAGTTTACAAATCTGCCAGAATCTATAGGAAATCTTAAAAATTTAAAATACTTAAATATCTCCATTAGTAAAATGGCCGAATTTCCAAAGTCTATAGGAGAGTTAACCAATTTAGAAAGTCTTTCTGTTTCTCAAAGTGATTTGTCTAGTCTTCCAGAATCCATAGGAAAATTAAAGAATTTAAAATCTATTAATATTTCTTCCAGTAAACTGACAAACCTTCCTGATTCTATTGGAAACCTAACTAATTTGACGGAGCTATCGTTAGGAGGAAATAAACTTACTGGGTTACCTGATGCTGTTGGTAACCTCACAAACCTAAAAACATTTTTTTTGAATGATAATCAAATAACTAATGTACCGAAATCGGTTGGTAATTTAATTAACTTAACTAAACTTTCCTTTAGTCTTAACCAACTTATAAACTTACCTGAATCCCTTAGTAAGTTAACCAATTTGCAAAGCTTTGATGTAAGTGGTAATAAGCTAAAGAGTTTACCTGAATTTATTACAAGTCTACTAGCATTAAATGAACTTAATATAAGTGCAAATCAATTAATAATACTTCCTGAATCTTTTGGTAACCTAAACAATCTTTATAGCCTTAATCTTTATGGAAATCAATTAGAATTACTTCCAGAATCTTTTGGAAATTTATCCAATCTTGAAGAATTATACCTTACAAGTAACCAGCTCAAAAAGTTACCTGAATCCTTTGGAAACTTAATAAGCTTATCAATGCTTTATGCACAAAAGAACCAATTATCTAGTCTTCCAGAGTCAATAGGAAAACTGAATAACTTAACCTTCTTAAATTTAAATAATAATCTATTTGAAAACCTCCCTGATGCAATTGGTAATCTTACTAGTTTAAACAGCCTTACAATGGAAGATAATCAATTGGTAAACCTGCCTAATTCATTTGGTAATCTCACCAATTTAAACAGTCTTTCTTTAGAAGGTAATCAATTAAGTAGTTTACCTAAATCTTTTAGCAAATTAACAAATTTGTACAATCTTAATATTTCTGATAATCAATTAAATGAACTAGAAATAGAACAAATTAAGGAGCTATTACCAAATTGTGACACTTATTTTTGA
- a CDS encoding OmpA family protein: MKNSNHHYRFSMAIKLVLVAMLYVFAPQQTEAQILKRILKKTEKKVESEAEKRTEKRINKKIDKTFDEAEDTIDGKKKKGEETDKEKPNDKVAKKTNGNTDPNEIQEPKKPNVVWNKFDFVPGDTVIFEDGPSADEENGEFPSRWDLYKGNVEIGNVDGENVIMFLRHQSYIIPYLKNSNEDYLPDVFTVELDVWFAKGYTTANRFWIYLCDQKNNRQKTERLVVMPHALSFMDSDKSYPGTEKIGWSKEIEGSWKHISMAYTKGKYKAYFNDTRLINVPHLEINPSGITIEAGNDNMYIKNIRIAKGGVKYYDRVLSEGKIIVNGIKFDVNKATLKPESMGPINKIYDLMQKQPELNFSVEGHTDADGSDETNMTLSKARGKTVMDKLIEMGISAERLKSDGFGESKPIDNNSSPEGKANNRRVEFVKF, encoded by the coding sequence ATGAAAAATTCAAACCATCATTACCGATTTAGTATGGCTATTAAATTAGTACTTGTAGCTATGTTATATGTTTTTGCACCGCAACAAACGGAGGCACAAATTTTAAAAAGAATACTAAAAAAGACCGAAAAAAAAGTTGAAAGTGAAGCGGAAAAAAGAACTGAAAAAAGAATAAATAAAAAGATTGACAAAACCTTTGATGAAGCTGAAGACACCATCGATGGTAAAAAGAAAAAGGGCGAGGAAACAGACAAAGAAAAGCCCAATGACAAGGTGGCAAAAAAAACTAATGGTAATACAGACCCGAATGAAATTCAAGAGCCTAAAAAACCAAATGTAGTTTGGAATAAGTTTGATTTTGTTCCTGGAGATACCGTAATTTTTGAAGATGGACCAAGTGCCGATGAAGAAAATGGAGAATTTCCAAGCCGTTGGGATTTATATAAAGGTAATGTTGAAATTGGTAATGTTGATGGCGAAAATGTGATTATGTTTCTTAGGCACCAATCTTACATTATACCCTACCTTAAAAATTCTAATGAAGATTATTTGCCCGATGTTTTTACTGTAGAATTAGATGTATGGTTTGCAAAAGGATATACCACAGCTAACAGATTCTGGATTTATTTATGTGACCAAAAAAACAATAGGCAAAAGACAGAACGATTGGTTGTAATGCCTCACGCTTTATCGTTTATGGATTCAGATAAGTCTTATCCAGGAACTGAAAAGATAGGATGGTCAAAAGAGATTGAAGGATCATGGAAACACATTTCTATGGCTTATACCAAGGGGAAATACAAAGCCTATTTTAACGATACACGTTTAATAAATGTACCCCATTTAGAAATTAATCCTTCTGGAATTACTATTGAAGCAGGTAATGACAATATGTACATCAAAAACATCCGTATTGCCAAAGGTGGCGTAAAATACTACGACCGTGTACTTTCTGAAGGTAAAATTATTGTAAACGGTATCAAATTCGATGTAAACAAAGCTACGTTAAAACCTGAAAGTATGGGTCCTATTAACAAAATTTATGATTTAATGCAGAAACAACCTGAACTTAATTTTAGTGTTGAAGGACATACTGATGCCGATGGTAGCGATGAAACAAACATGACACTTTCAAAAGCTAGAGGGAAAACTGTTATGGATAAATTAATTGAAATGGGAATCTCAGCGGAAAGACTTAAATCTGACGGTTTTGGTGAAAGCAAACCAATTGATAACAATAGCTCACCAGAAGGTAAAGCAAATAATAGACGGGTAGAATTTGTAAAATTTTAG
- a CDS encoding LuxR C-terminal-related transcriptional regulator has protein sequence MVKAKKYIIALLLLIVLPTSFYGQNLTEYQVDSLFNELRIKPNTTAKVDNLISLYKQANRSNVKSEVIIDEAIAVSEELFYLKGLGESYNRRGLVARYNYDYERSVNDHKRALSYLDKTTDTLLKIKCLNNLGVSFRKLNLEKEAFEYYFQALELSEKINHEKSISIALNGIGNVFLDIKDYDKAIHYFRKVYAFDVKNKNIEGQQYSLSNIGESYLYKKSYDTAYFYINKALTSTKKFNNKESEAIRYNLLGLLFQKKGDYKNSTEYYKEAIPMFAKTNNIRYLSNTLINIGRNELNLGYYDNAKVNIISGLKNAKIVKSKENIALGYSALVDYYSLTKEYDKALDAYKMATTFKDSIVNETTQKSIISTQIAYETLKKDNEIKQLAIENNVIQEDAKTNYNRLLISIFLGTGALVVLFVLFYLYRKNSDLEIEHKNNQLQNYIFQIKELKNKVNDKDELRHQNFIENLNDYDLTKREIEVFTNISQGLNNDEIAKKMFVSKNTIKTHIKNIYSKLDVNNRIQAIKKLNTYSTPHITKT, from the coding sequence ATGGTTAAGGCTAAGAAATACATAATTGCCCTTCTTTTATTAATAGTATTGCCTACTTCTTTTTACGGTCAAAATTTAACTGAATATCAAGTTGATAGCTTGTTTAATGAATTGCGAATTAAGCCAAATACAACCGCTAAAGTTGACAACTTAATTTCACTTTATAAACAGGCAAATAGGTCTAACGTAAAAAGTGAAGTAATTATAGATGAAGCCATTGCCGTTTCAGAAGAATTGTTTTACCTCAAGGGTCTTGGTGAAAGTTATAATAGAAGAGGGTTGGTAGCTAGATATAACTATGATTATGAAAGATCGGTTAACGATCATAAAAGAGCTCTGAGTTATCTTGACAAAACAACAGATACTTTATTAAAAATTAAATGTTTAAATAATTTAGGTGTTAGTTTTAGAAAATTAAATTTAGAGAAAGAAGCCTTTGAATACTATTTTCAGGCCCTAGAGTTATCCGAAAAAATAAATCATGAAAAAAGCATCAGTATTGCTTTAAATGGAATTGGTAATGTTTTTCTTGACATAAAAGATTACGACAAGGCTATTCATTATTTTAGAAAAGTTTACGCGTTTGATGTAAAGAATAAAAATATTGAAGGTCAGCAATATAGTTTATCAAATATTGGTGAATCTTACTTGTATAAAAAATCATATGATACTGCTTATTTTTATATCAATAAGGCGTTAACATCTACTAAAAAATTCAATAACAAGGAAAGTGAGGCTATTAGATACAATCTCTTAGGATTGCTTTTTCAAAAGAAAGGAGATTATAAGAATTCAACCGAATATTATAAGGAAGCAATTCCAATGTTTGCAAAAACGAATAACATTAGGTACTTGAGCAATACACTTATTAATATTGGACGTAATGAGCTGAATTTAGGGTATTATGACAATGCAAAAGTTAACATTATCAGTGGTTTAAAGAATGCTAAAATTGTGAAATCTAAAGAGAATATTGCTTTAGGATATAGTGCTTTGGTAGATTATTATTCACTTACAAAAGAGTATGATAAAGCACTTGATGCTTATAAAATGGCAACTACTTTTAAGGATAGTATTGTAAACGAAACCACGCAAAAAAGTATAATAAGTACTCAAATTGCTTATGAAACATTGAAGAAGGATAATGAAATAAAACAATTAGCAATTGAAAATAATGTAATACAAGAAGATGCAAAAACCAATTATAATAGGTTGCTGATTTCAATATTTTTAGGCACTGGTGCACTGGTTGTTTTATTTGTACTGTTTTATTTATATCGAAAAAATTCTGATTTAGAAATTGAGCATAAAAACAATCAATTACAGAATTATATTTTTCAGATTAAGGAGTTGAAAAACAAGGTAAACGATAAGGATGAACTACGACATCAAAACTTTATAGAAAATTTAAATGATTATGATTTAACGAAACGAGAAATTGAAGTTTTTACGAATATATCTCAAGGCTTAAATAATGATGAAATTGCTAAAAAAATGTTTGTTTCAAAAAACACTATAAAAACACACATCAAAAATATTTATTCAAAATTAGATGTAAACAATAGAATTCAAGCAATTAAAAAATTAAATACCTATTCTACTCCACATATTACTAAAACTTAG
- a CDS encoding CNNM domain-containing protein has protein sequence MTLLIIYAVVSIFFSFLCSILEAVLLSISSTFINLKKKEGKPFADTLEVLKKDVDKPLIAILTLNTVAHTVGAILVGVQAEKAFGSGTNMVGIVSAIMTFLILVLSEIIPKTIGATYWKQLANFTAKTLKIMVAILKYTGILWILQLFTKMVGGKGHHGSILSREDFHAMADIAHEEGVFEEAESTVIKNMLTFKEVLAKDIMTPRTVMISYNEEKTVAQLFSEHPNLRFSRIPVYSGKTDNITGLVLKDEVYKEMALEHGSKKLSELKRNIIVIDRNMPIPSLFNQLIESKNHIALVVDEYGSVSGLVSMEDVIETLLGLEIMDESDVDSDMQHLARKNWEKRAKRLGIIDENSKL, from the coding sequence AAAAAGAAGGAAGGGAAGCCTTTTGCTGATACTCTAGAAGTTTTAAAAAAGGACGTAGACAAGCCTTTAATTGCCATACTTACCTTAAATACCGTTGCCCATACGGTAGGTGCAATTTTAGTAGGGGTACAAGCAGAAAAAGCTTTTGGTTCTGGAACCAATATGGTGGGTATTGTCTCCGCAATAATGACTTTTTTAATCTTAGTTCTTTCTGAAATTATTCCAAAAACAATCGGAGCAACGTATTGGAAGCAATTGGCCAATTTTACAGCTAAAACCTTAAAAATTATGGTAGCTATTCTAAAATACACAGGTATTTTATGGATACTTCAGTTGTTTACAAAAATGGTGGGCGGCAAAGGACATCATGGTAGTATTTTAAGTCGTGAAGATTTTCATGCAATGGCTGATATAGCTCACGAAGAAGGTGTCTTTGAAGAAGCAGAAAGTACCGTAATAAAGAACATGCTAACTTTTAAAGAAGTTTTAGCAAAAGATATTATGACACCCAGAACCGTTATGATTTCTTATAATGAAGAAAAAACTGTTGCACAATTATTTTCTGAACACCCAAACCTTCGCTTTTCTCGAATTCCTGTTTATAGTGGTAAAACTGATAATATTACAGGGTTGGTTCTAAAAGATGAGGTGTATAAAGAAATGGCCTTAGAACATGGTTCTAAAAAATTATCTGAATTGAAAAGAAATATTATTGTAATAGACCGAAATATGCCTATTCCTTCTTTATTTAATCAATTAATTGAAAGTAAAAACCATATCGCTTTAGTGGTAGATGAATATGGTTCTGTTAGTGGACTTGTTTCCATGGAAGATGTTATTGAAACCTTGCTAGGATTAGAAATTATGGACGAAAGTGATGTTGATTCTGACATGCAACATCTTGCCAGAAAGAATTGGGAAAAACGAGCAAAACGTTTGGGGATTATTGATGAGAATAGTAAACTATAA